From the Streptomyces nigrescens genome, one window contains:
- the galT gene encoding galactose-1-phosphate uridylyltransferase — protein sequence MKKTTTRLADGRELIYYDLRDDAVRDERDHRPLDPVATASEIRHDRLLGDSVAIASHRQARTYHPPADECPLCPSRDGRLSEIPAPDYDVAVFENRFPSLAGDSGRCEVVCFTPDHDASFADLSEEQAALVLEAWTDRTAELSQLPGVEQVFCFENRGAEIGVTLGHPHGQIYAYPFITPRTERMLTSLAAHREATGGNLFDDTVADELADGRRIVLEGEHWVVFVPYAAHWPYEVHLYPKRRVPDLLALDEAARTEFPQIYLEVLRRFDRIFVGRDGGKEAGRDGGKEGEGASRGARAAGAARTPYIAAWHQAPLRAGRREDFALHLELFTIRRTSGKLKFLAGSESGMNVFINDVPPEAAAERLREVASE from the coding sequence GTGAAGAAGACGACGACCCGGCTGGCGGACGGCCGGGAGCTCATCTACTACGACCTGCGCGACGACGCCGTACGCGACGAGCGGGACCACCGCCCCCTCGACCCCGTCGCCACCGCCTCCGAGATCAGGCACGACCGGCTCCTCGGCGACTCGGTCGCCATCGCCTCACACCGCCAGGCCCGCACCTACCACCCCCCGGCCGACGAATGCCCGCTGTGCCCCTCCCGTGACGGCCGGCTCTCCGAGATCCCCGCCCCCGACTACGACGTCGCCGTCTTCGAGAACCGCTTCCCCTCCCTCGCCGGCGACAGCGGCCGCTGCGAGGTCGTCTGCTTCACCCCCGACCACGACGCCTCCTTCGCCGACCTCAGCGAGGAGCAGGCCGCCCTGGTCCTGGAGGCCTGGACCGACCGCACCGCGGAACTGTCCCAACTCCCCGGTGTGGAGCAGGTCTTCTGCTTCGAGAACCGCGGCGCGGAGATCGGCGTCACCCTCGGCCACCCGCACGGCCAGATCTACGCGTACCCCTTCATCACCCCGCGCACCGAGCGGATGCTCACCTCGCTCGCCGCGCACCGCGAGGCCACCGGCGGCAACCTCTTCGACGACACGGTCGCCGACGAACTGGCCGACGGCCGCCGGATCGTCCTGGAGGGCGAGCACTGGGTGGTCTTCGTCCCGTACGCCGCCCACTGGCCCTACGAGGTGCACCTCTACCCCAAGCGCCGGGTCCCCGACCTGCTCGCCCTCGACGAGGCCGCGCGCACAGAATTCCCACAGATCTATCTGGAAGTCTTGCGGCGCTTCGACCGGATCTTCGTCGGGCGGGACGGTGGGAAAGAAGCCGGGCGGGACGGCGGGAAAGAAGGGGAGGGGGCGAGCCGGGGGGCCCGTGCGGCCGGCGCCGCGCGCACGCCGTACATCGCCGCCTGGCACCAGGCGCCGCTGCGCGCCGGGCGCCGCGAGGACTTCGCACTCCACCTTGAGCTTTTCACCATCCGCCGAACTTCCGGCAAGCTGAAGTTTCTCGCGGGTTCCGAATCCGGCATGAACGTGTTCATCAATGATGTGCCGCCGGAGGCCGCGGCCGAGCGACTGCGAGAGGTAGCGAGCGAGTGA
- the galE gene encoding UDP-glucose 4-epimerase GalE has translation MSKKYLVTGGAGYVGSVVAAHLLQAGHEVTVLDDLSTGHREGIPAGAHFIEGRIQDAAKWLDPSYDAVLHFAAFSQVGESVVDPEKYWRNNVGGTMDLLAAMRDAGVRTLVFSSTAATYGEPASTPITESAETAPTSPYGASKLAVDHMISGEAAAHGLAAVSLRYFNVAGAYGSCGERHDPESHLIPLVLQVAQGKRAAISVYGEDYPTPDGTCVRDYIHVADLAEAHLLALDAATAGEHLICNLGNGNGFSVREVIETVRKVTGHPVPEVAAPRRGGDPAVLVASAQTAVDRLGWRPARADLAGIVADAWEFAQHLERTKES, from the coding sequence GTGAGCAAGAAGTACCTGGTCACCGGTGGTGCGGGATATGTCGGCAGCGTCGTTGCGGCACATCTGCTGCAGGCCGGCCACGAGGTCACCGTGCTGGACGACCTGTCCACCGGCCACCGCGAGGGCATCCCCGCCGGAGCCCACTTCATCGAGGGCCGCATCCAGGACGCGGCGAAGTGGCTCGACCCCTCCTACGACGCGGTGCTGCACTTCGCCGCCTTCTCCCAGGTCGGCGAGTCCGTCGTGGACCCCGAGAAGTACTGGCGCAACAACGTCGGCGGCACCATGGACCTGCTCGCCGCGATGCGCGACGCCGGTGTCCGCACCCTCGTCTTCTCCTCCACCGCCGCCACCTACGGCGAGCCGGCGTCCACCCCGATCACGGAGTCCGCCGAGACCGCGCCGACCAGCCCGTACGGCGCCAGCAAGCTCGCCGTCGACCACATGATCAGCGGCGAGGCCGCCGCCCACGGCCTGGCCGCCGTCTCACTGCGCTACTTCAATGTCGCCGGCGCCTACGGCAGCTGCGGCGAGCGCCACGACCCCGAGTCGCACCTGATCCCGCTCGTCCTCCAGGTCGCCCAGGGCAAGCGCGCGGCGATCTCCGTCTACGGCGAGGACTACCCCACCCCCGACGGCACCTGCGTCCGCGACTACATCCACGTCGCCGACCTCGCCGAGGCCCACCTCCTCGCCCTCGACGCCGCCACCGCCGGTGAGCATCTGATCTGCAACCTCGGCAACGGCAACGGCTTCTCCGTCCGCGAGGTCATCGAGACCGTACGCAAGGTCACCGGGCACCCCGTCCCGGAGGTGGCCGCCCCGCGCCGCGGCGGCGACCCCGCCGTGCTGGTGGCCTCCGCGCAGACCGCCGTCGACCGCCTCGGCTGGCGGCCCGCCCGCGCCGACCTCGCCGGCATCGTCGCCGACGCCTGGGAGTTCGCGCAGCACCTAGAACGGACGAAGGAGTCCTGA
- the galK gene encoding galactokinase — MTAHGTAAPATGRGRHTAGQFAAVYGAAPTGTWAAPGRVNLIGEHTDYNDGFVMPLALPHTTLAAASARTDGVLRLHSGGADGGIVALRLDELRPWPETASGALETSRGGAQRSGGWAAYPAGVVWAMREAGLPVGGADLHFESTVPTGAGLSSSAALEVVTALALNDLYALGQEPQRLAQLAQRAENAFVGVPCGIMDQTAAACCTEGHALFLDTRDLTRRQVPFDLTGEGLRLLVVDTRVKHELGDGAYAERRAGCERGARALGVPALRDVPYAQLPEALSGLAGDPVVQALVRHIVTENHRVEEVITHLDAGRTRAIGPLLTAGHASLRDDFKISCPELDLAVDSALATGALGARMTGGGFGGSAIVLVEEADATAVSAAVTEAFAAAGHAAPRIFEAVASAGAHRVE, encoded by the coding sequence ATGACCGCACACGGAACCGCGGCCCCGGCCACCGGGCGCGGCCGGCACACCGCCGGGCAGTTCGCCGCGGTGTACGGCGCCGCCCCCACGGGCACCTGGGCGGCGCCCGGCCGGGTCAACCTGATCGGTGAACACACCGATTACAACGACGGTTTCGTGATGCCGCTCGCCCTGCCGCACACCACCCTCGCCGCCGCCTCGGCCCGCACCGACGGGGTGCTGCGGCTGCACTCCGGCGGCGCCGACGGCGGCATCGTCGCACTGCGCCTCGACGAGCTGCGGCCATGGCCCGAGACGGCCTCCGGGGCACTGGAGACGAGCCGGGGCGGCGCCCAACGCAGCGGCGGATGGGCCGCCTACCCGGCCGGCGTCGTCTGGGCGATGCGGGAGGCCGGCCTCCCCGTCGGCGGCGCGGATCTGCACTTCGAGAGCACGGTGCCCACCGGCGCCGGACTCTCCTCCTCCGCCGCCCTGGAGGTCGTCACCGCGCTCGCCCTCAACGACCTGTACGCGCTCGGCCAGGAGCCGCAGCGGCTGGCGCAGCTCGCCCAGCGGGCCGAGAACGCCTTCGTCGGGGTGCCCTGCGGGATCATGGACCAGACCGCAGCGGCCTGCTGCACCGAGGGCCACGCCCTGTTCCTGGACACCCGCGACCTCACCCGGCGCCAGGTCCCGTTCGACCTGACGGGGGAGGGCCTGCGGCTCCTCGTGGTCGACACCCGGGTGAAGCACGAGCTGGGGGACGGCGCATACGCGGAGCGGCGCGCCGGCTGCGAGCGCGGCGCGCGGGCGCTCGGGGTGCCTGCCCTGCGCGACGTGCCCTACGCGCAACTGCCCGAGGCGCTGTCAGGGCTGGCCGGAGACCCCGTCGTCCAGGCCCTCGTCCGGCACATCGTCACCGAGAACCACCGCGTCGAAGAGGTCATCACCCACCTCGACGCGGGCCGCACCCGCGCCATCGGCCCGCTGCTGACGGCCGGCCACGCCTCGCTCCGCGACGACTTCAAGATCTCCTGTCCCGAGCTCGACCTCGCCGTCGACTCCGCGCTGGCGACGGGCGCCCTCGGGGCCCGGATGACCGGCGGCGGTTTCGGCGGCTCGGCGATCGTGCTCGTCGAGGAGGCGGACGCCACGGCCGTGAGCGCGGCGGTCACCGAGGCGTTCGCGGCGGCCGGCCATGCCGCCCCGCGGATCTTCGAGGCCGTCGCGAGCGCGGGGGCGCACCGCGTCGAGTAG
- a CDS encoding response regulator transcription factor — translation MQRIRVLVVDDHRIFAESLAAALAAEQDVDVAAAGSAPAALRNLDRAATDGHRFDVLLADADLAAPLLAVPAQGAARDTVPRAVPRDGIALVSGLRTSHPYLRTVVLADRDDPRRAAAALQAGASGWVAKDCSLSRLLAVIRGVLRDETHLPPALLTGVLRELTAARKHRSESERLVESLTPREREVLRCMVAGLGRKAVAERLFLSPHTVRTHMQNVLGKLGVHSTLAAVALARRAGVGPVELEAAAAAASVPVP, via the coding sequence GTGCAACGCATCCGGGTTCTGGTGGTCGACGACCACCGCATCTTCGCCGAATCCCTGGCGGCCGCGCTCGCCGCGGAACAGGACGTGGACGTCGCGGCCGCGGGCAGCGCCCCCGCTGCCCTGCGCAATCTGGACCGGGCGGCCACCGACGGCCACCGCTTCGACGTGCTGCTCGCCGACGCCGACCTCGCCGCGCCGCTGCTCGCGGTGCCCGCACAGGGAGCCGCCCGCGACACCGTGCCGCGCGCCGTGCCGCGGGACGGCATCGCGCTGGTCTCCGGCCTGCGCACCAGCCATCCGTATCTGCGCACCGTCGTCCTCGCCGACCGCGACGATCCGCGCCGCGCGGCCGCCGCCCTGCAGGCCGGTGCCTCCGGCTGGGTCGCCAAGGACTGCTCGCTCTCCCGGCTGCTCGCCGTCATCCGCGGTGTCCTCCGCGACGAGACGCATCTGCCGCCCGCGCTGCTGACCGGTGTGCTGCGGGAGCTGACGGCCGCCCGCAAGCACCGTTCGGAGAGTGAGCGGCTGGTGGAGTCGCTGACCCCGCGCGAGCGTGAGGTGCTGCGGTGCATGGTGGCGGGCCTGGGCCGCAAGGCGGTCGCCGAGCGGCTGTTCCTCTCGCCGCACACGGTCCGTACCCATATGCAGAACGTGCTCGGCAAGCTCGGGGTGCACTCCACCCTCGCGGCGGTGGCACTGGCCCGCCGGGCCGGCGTCGGCCCGGTCGAGCTGGAGGCGGCGGCCGCGGCGGCCTCGGTGCCGGTGCCGTGA
- a CDS encoding beta-galactosidase — MGIHFGGDYNPEQWPEEVWAEDLKLMKAARVTLVTAGIFSWAKVEPRPGAWDFGWFDRVMDGLAGAGIAVCLATMTASPPPWLSRAHPEILPEDADGRRRWPGARQHYCPSSPVYRAHAVRLVEQLAIRYAGHPALAMWHIGNEYGCHTRHCYCEVSADDFRRWLRERYGSVDALNAAWSTAFWSQAYGDFDEVLPPRTAPTFPNPAQQLDYLRFGDEALRACYLAEKAVLERVTPGIPATTNLMPQHKPVDAFAWSSHMDAMALDFYQDPHVPDDHVRAGYVFDLMRSARSGQPWMLLEQAPGAVNWRPRNGPKPPGAMRLWSWQAVAQGADAVLFFQWRQSLGGAEKFHSAMLPHGGTDTRVFREVSELGRELASLPGIEGTRSRAGVALLADWHSWWALELDSKPSTALDHSRIALDHYRPLFEAGVACDVLPPQRDLSGYRLVVAPNLYLLTTRDAERLAAYVRDGGQLLVSFFSGIVDAHDRVHPGGYPAPLRAPLGLRVAEFWPLEAGRSVAVDGDYAGQADLWSEALDLEGAEALAHFTDGELAGWPAVTRHSYGRGTVWYVATRLEPALMRALLDEVRAAAGVEPVLPGLPAGVQATVREGAGGRYLFLLNHGTEAAEVGLPAPLRDALAARGTAGAGAVDRITLGARGVAVLTEP, encoded by the coding sequence ATGGGCATCCATTTCGGCGGCGACTACAACCCCGAGCAGTGGCCCGAGGAGGTGTGGGCCGAGGATCTGAAGCTGATGAAGGCGGCCCGTGTCACCCTGGTCACCGCCGGGATCTTCTCCTGGGCCAAGGTCGAACCCCGGCCCGGGGCATGGGACTTCGGCTGGTTCGACCGGGTCATGGACGGGCTGGCGGGCGCCGGTATCGCCGTCTGTCTGGCGACCATGACCGCCTCACCACCACCGTGGCTCTCCCGCGCGCACCCCGAGATCCTGCCCGAGGACGCCGACGGCCGGCGGCGCTGGCCCGGCGCCCGGCAGCACTACTGCCCCTCCAGCCCCGTCTACCGCGCCCACGCCGTACGCCTCGTCGAACAGCTCGCCATCCGCTACGCCGGCCACCCCGCGCTCGCCATGTGGCACATCGGCAACGAATACGGCTGCCACACCCGCCACTGCTACTGCGAGGTGTCGGCCGACGACTTCCGGCGCTGGCTGCGCGAGCGGTACGGGAGCGTCGACGCGCTCAACGCCGCCTGGTCGACGGCCTTCTGGTCACAGGCGTACGGCGACTTCGACGAGGTGCTGCCGCCCCGCACCGCGCCCACCTTCCCCAACCCCGCACAGCAGCTGGACTATCTACGCTTCGGTGACGAGGCACTGCGCGCCTGCTACTTGGCCGAAAAGGCGGTGCTGGAACGTGTCACCCCGGGAATTCCGGCCACCACCAATCTGATGCCGCAGCACAAGCCGGTCGATGCCTTCGCCTGGTCGTCCCATATGGACGCGATGGCGCTGGACTTCTACCAGGATCCACATGTGCCCGACGATCACGTCCGGGCCGGATATGTCTTCGACCTGATGCGCTCGGCGCGTTCCGGGCAGCCCTGGATGCTGCTGGAACAGGCGCCGGGCGCGGTCAACTGGCGGCCCCGCAACGGTCCCAAGCCGCCCGGTGCGATGCGGCTGTGGAGCTGGCAGGCCGTCGCCCAGGGCGCGGACGCGGTGCTGTTCTTCCAGTGGCGGCAGTCCCTGGGCGGCGCGGAGAAGTTCCACTCGGCGATGCTGCCGCACGGCGGGACCGACACCCGCGTCTTCCGTGAAGTGTCGGAGTTGGGACGGGAGTTGGCGTCACTGCCGGGCATCGAGGGGACCCGGTCACGGGCCGGGGTGGCGCTGCTGGCGGACTGGCACAGCTGGTGGGCGCTGGAGCTGGACTCCAAACCGTCGACCGCGCTGGACCACTCCCGTATCGCGCTGGATCACTACCGGCCGCTGTTCGAGGCGGGTGTGGCCTGCGATGTGCTGCCGCCGCAGCGCGACCTGTCCGGCTACCGGCTGGTCGTGGCGCCGAACCTGTATCTGCTCACCACGCGGGATGCCGAGCGGCTGGCCGCCTATGTACGCGACGGCGGGCAGCTGCTGGTGTCGTTCTTCTCCGGGATCGTCGACGCGCACGACCGGGTGCACCCCGGCGGCTACCCGGCGCCGCTGCGGGCGCCGCTGGGGCTGCGGGTGGCGGAGTTCTGGCCGCTGGAGGCGGGCCGGTCGGTGGCTGTCGACGGAGATTACGCGGGGCAGGCGGACCTGTGGTCGGAGGCCCTGGACCTCGAAGGGGCCGAGGCGCTCGCCCACTTCACGGACGGGGAGCTCGCCGGATGGCCCGCGGTGACCCGGCACTCCTACGGGCGGGGCACGGTCTGGTACGTCGCCACCCGGCTCGAACCGGCGCTGATGCGGGCGCTGCTGGACGAGGTCCGCGCGGCGGCCGGTGTGGAGCCCGTACTGCCGGGGCTGCCCGCGGGCGTCCAGGCCACCGTCCGCGAGGGCGCCGGCGGACGCTATCTCTTCCTCCTCAACCACGGGACGGAGGCGGCCGAGGTCGGGCTGCCGGCGCCGCTGCGGGATGCGCTCGCGGCGCGCGGCACGGCCGGGGCCGGGGCCGTCGACCGGATCACGCTGGGGGCACGGGGCGTGGCGGTGCTGACGGAGCCGTAG
- a CDS encoding SDR family NAD(P)-dependent oxidoreductase, with amino-acid sequence MSQQRAPHPANGPYGRRFEGRTVLVTGAAAGIGAATADRLAAEGAGVLLLDIDDARGEHTARRIRAAGGRASYEHCDVAGEDDWRRAVEAARQRYGPVDGLVSNAFVPSVAAADRTPLADWDRQLAVNLTGSFLGVRAALADLRARGGAVVLTSSVHALVGLPGRPAYAAAKAGLTGLGRQLAVEYGPEVRVNSVLPGPVLTAAWDGIGEEERQASAAETAARRLGRPEEIAAAIAFLLSPEASFVTGASLVVDGGWSVYKNSS; translated from the coding sequence ATGAGCCAGCAGCGCGCACCGCATCCGGCGAACGGCCCGTACGGCAGGCGGTTCGAGGGCCGTACGGTCCTGGTGACCGGGGCCGCCGCCGGGATCGGGGCGGCCACCGCCGACCGGCTGGCGGCCGAGGGCGCCGGGGTGCTGCTGCTGGACATCGACGACGCGCGCGGCGAACACACCGCGCGGCGCATCCGGGCGGCCGGCGGCCGGGCCTCGTACGAGCACTGCGATGTGGCGGGCGAGGACGACTGGCGGCGGGCCGTCGAGGCGGCGCGGCAGCGCTACGGCCCGGTGGACGGGCTGGTCAGCAACGCCTTTGTGCCGTCTGTGGCGGCCGCCGACCGCACCCCGCTGGCGGACTGGGACCGGCAGCTCGCGGTCAATCTCACCGGTTCGTTCCTGGGCGTACGCGCCGCCCTGGCGGATCTGCGGGCGCGCGGCGGCGCGGTGGTGCTGACCTCGTCCGTGCATGCCCTGGTCGGGCTGCCGGGACGGCCTGCCTACGCCGCGGCGAAGGCCGGACTGACCGGTCTGGGCCGTCAACTGGCCGTCGAATACGGGCCGGAGGTGCGGGTCAACAGCGTGCTGCCGGGCCCCGTGCTGACGGCTGCATGGGACGGGATCGGCGAGGAGGAACGGCAGGCCAGCGCCGCGGAGACGGCGGCGCGGCGGCTGGGGCGGCCCGAGGAGATCGCCGCGGCCATCGCCTTTCTGCTCTCCCCCGAGGCGTCCTTCGTCACCGGGGCGAGCCTCGTCGTCGACGGCGGCTGGAGCGTGTACAAGAACTCCTCGTGA
- a CDS encoding MarR family winged helix-turn-helix transcriptional regulator, translating into MEDEVDRLVAAWRRERPDLDVEPLEVLSRVSRLARHLDRARRIAFSEVGLEPWEFDVLTALRRAGAPYQLSPGALLTQTLVTSGTMTNRIDRLAKKNLVERLPDPSDRRGVLVRLTAEGRDKADRSLAGLLYQERAILAELSRQQRSELAGLLRQLTGPFDNTPG; encoded by the coding sequence ATGGAGGACGAGGTCGACCGACTGGTCGCAGCATGGCGCCGCGAGCGCCCGGACCTCGACGTGGAGCCGCTTGAGGTCCTCAGCCGCGTCTCCAGGCTGGCCAGACACCTTGACCGGGCCCGCCGTATCGCCTTTTCCGAGGTGGGCCTGGAGCCGTGGGAGTTCGATGTACTCACCGCGCTGCGGCGCGCCGGGGCGCCGTACCAGCTCTCCCCCGGGGCGCTGCTGACGCAGACACTGGTCACCTCGGGGACGATGACCAACCGCATCGACCGGCTGGCCAAGAAGAACCTCGTCGAGCGGCTGCCCGACCCCAGCGACCGGCGCGGAGTGCTGGTCAGACTGACCGCGGAGGGCCGCGACAAGGCCGACCGGTCACTGGCCGGACTGCTGTACCAGGAGCGCGCCATTCTCGCCGAGCTGTCCCGACAGCAGCGCAGTGAACTGGCCGGACTGCTGCGGCAGTTGACCGGGCCGTTCGACAACACTCCCGGATAG
- a CDS encoding trans-aconitate 2-methyltransferase, whose amino-acid sequence MHDAPTWDPQQYLRHSGHRTRPFHDLLNRIPDLPRQDRTARIADLGCGPGNVTAQLTTRWPDAHITGFDNSPDMLKEAETYAGPTPGGGHLDFAPADAADWTPEETYDLIVSNAALQWVPNHPDSFARWIEALAPGGTFAFQVPGNFTSPSHALLGELCDAPQWRERLNTHGRRFIHILEPAAYLERLTDLGCAADVWETTYVQLLEGDDPVLDWVKGTALRPVLTALENDPAAREAFLAEYREALRKAYPTGRHGTVFPFRRIFAVAQKPTAH is encoded by the coding sequence ATGCACGACGCACCAACCTGGGATCCGCAGCAATATCTCCGCCACTCCGGGCACCGTACCCGTCCGTTCCACGACCTGCTCAACCGGATACCCGACCTGCCCCGGCAGGACCGCACCGCCCGCATCGCCGACCTCGGCTGCGGCCCCGGCAACGTCACCGCCCAGCTCACCACCCGCTGGCCGGACGCGCACATCACCGGATTCGACAACTCCCCGGACATGCTCAAAGAGGCCGAGACCTACGCCGGCCCCACCCCGGGCGGCGGCCACCTCGACTTCGCCCCCGCCGACGCCGCCGACTGGACGCCCGAGGAGACCTACGACCTGATCGTCTCCAACGCGGCCCTGCAGTGGGTCCCCAACCACCCGGACTCCTTCGCCCGCTGGATCGAGGCCCTCGCCCCCGGCGGCACCTTCGCCTTCCAGGTCCCCGGCAACTTCACCTCACCCAGCCACGCCCTCCTCGGCGAGCTGTGCGACGCCCCTCAGTGGCGCGAGCGGCTCAACACCCACGGCCGCCGCTTCATCCACATCCTCGAACCGGCCGCCTACCTGGAGCGCCTCACCGACCTCGGCTGCGCCGCCGACGTATGGGAAACCACCTACGTCCAGCTCCTGGAGGGCGACGACCCGGTCCTCGACTGGGTCAAGGGCACCGCCCTGCGCCCCGTCCTCACCGCCCTGGAGAACGACCCGGCCGCCCGCGAAGCCTTCCTCGCCGAATACCGCGAAGCCCTCCGCAAGGCCTACCCCACGGGCCGCCATGGCACGGTCTTCCCCTTCCGCCGCATCTTCGCCGTCGCCCAGAAGCCCACGGCACACTGA